From a single Apium graveolens cultivar Ventura chromosome 2, ASM990537v1, whole genome shotgun sequence genomic region:
- the LOC141707886 gene encoding polyadenylation and cleavage factor homolog 4-like, with product MELGSSGGSLEKSINFAMKKPRLEEEMSNGGGGDDVRELVIQYKIALAELTFNSKPIITNLTIIAGENLPAAKPIAATICSNIIEVPIDQKLPSLYLLDSIVKNIGRDYIKCFASRLPEVFCKAYRQVDAAVHSGMRHLFGTWKGVFPPQCLQMIEKELGFTPSINRSALKATSKPDSLPQRPAHSIHVNPKYVETRQHLQQPSRNMQQPIKNATTDPFLGKNTVHTEYQNGTDISRQPGSGILKTGYRATNQGCESPWYGADCGDKETTFNQRNDFNTKTMLLSSSSPQPANNDAKSHSSHGIMSSLNSSGMESSLSSGEVEYMWDDVKSRSNVQSATCKSKRDPRLTSDSERLDFHTSLLKSQNLPEFESRVDTEASDDFLPLENGSTSIWPRESYAVGGTSYPSSGQMIVGSSKGHYTSTRDPSANTNSLVRKPLPSTNIGYSTNELPGSSGSVNPKLYTPAMATLSGQLPLHQRPPSPSLSILHYGNQGHHRSEKELSLSQTLPHLDARPQIPGQLNLSLYRQFPLNPGIAIENIHSHNSHKLQSPNLQALSSVKPSSEQGHNIPFLQQSQPVHTVSTLLPSHSSVQLSLPSGPQPIQSEAKVASGSDGNSSYKILSVSSILPQGQVEKPPVLNGPPLTPLSRGASEQSKTMVKAIPGPVSSLLGTLMEKGLISASTKDLSASGPPQIISRPESQRQEIVVAPLVTSSFLQVSSTVAPSSSSFEISGSVVAHPVTTSFHEVSPPLAPSFTSEVLSLSNSDAKSCTTVPVSSLEETKDLIGLEFTPKVIRELHPVVINNLLENLSHHCSICGMRMKIIEQFDRHMEWHTVKNLKLNNSNKSSRGWYLGSNAWIDKKVSNHEIEDILDVPGIALGNNTEQMVPTDENQCVCVLCGELFEDIYYPKKDQWMFKGAVYLNLPSNGDMDTSDAASNGPIIHADCITESSTHDLGLTSL from the exons ATGGAATTGGGGAGTTCTGGTGGTTCCTTGGAGAAATCGATAAATTTCGCGATGAAAAAGCCGAGATTGGAAGAAGAGATGTCGAATGGAGGAGGCGGAGATGATGTACGAGAGCTTGTAATTCAGTACAAGATTGCACTCGCTGAGCTTACATTTAACTCCAAGCCGATTATTACTAATTTGACTATTATTGCGGGCGAGAATTTGCCGGCTGCTAAGCCTATTGCTGCTACTATTTGCTCTAATATCATTGAG GTTCCTATCGATCAAAAACTTCCATCCCTGTATCTTTTAGACAGTATTGTGAAGAATATTGGGAGGGACTACATAAAGTGCTTTGCTTCCAGACTACCTGAG GTTTTCTGCAAGGCCTACAGACAGGTTGATGCTGCAGTACATTCTGGCATGCGGCATCTTTTTGGGACATGGAAAGGTGTATTCCCTCCTCAGTGTCTTCAGATGATTGAGAAAGAACTTGGCTTTACACCTTCCATAAATCGGTCAGCTCTAAAAGCAACATCTAAGCCTGATTCACTGCCCCAGCGTCCAGCTCACAGCATTCATGTGAATCCCAAGTATGTAGAGACAAGGCAGCATCTACAGCAGCCAAGCAGG AATATGCAGCAGCCTATTAAAAATGCAACAACCGATCCTTTTCTGGGTAAGAATACAGTGCACACAGAGTATCAAAATGGTACTGATATCTCTAGGCAACCAGGGTCTGGAATACTGAAAACCGGTTATAGGGCTACAAATCAAGGATGTGAGAGTCCTTGGTATGGTGCTGACTGTGGTGATAAAGAGACCACATTTAACCAAAGAAATGATTTTAATACAAAAACTATGCTTCTTAGTTCTTCATCTCCTCAACCTGCGAACAATGATGCAAAGTCACATTCTAGTCACGGCATTATGAGTAGTCTAAACAGTAGTGGGATGGAGAGTTCGTTGTCTTCAGGGGAAGTAGAGTACATGTGGGATGATGTGAAATCTAGATCAAATGTTCAGAGTGCAACCTGCAAGTCAAAAAGAGATCCGCGGTTAACTAGTGATTCTGAAAGATTG GACTTTCATACTTCTCTGCTGAAATCACAAAACCTACCTGAATTTGAGTCGAGGGTTGATACAGAAGCTTCTGATGATTTTCTACCTTTAGAAAATGGTAGCACATCGATCTGGCCAAGGGAGTCATATGCAGTAGGTGGGACGAGCTATCCTAGTTCCGGTCAAATGATAGTAGGCAGCTCCAAAGGCCATTATACATCTACGAGGGATCCGTCAGCAAATACGAATTCCCTGGTCAGGAAACCCTTACCTTCAACTAATATTGGATATTCAACCAATGAATTGCCAGGCTCCTCTGGATCTGTAAATCCAAAACTCTACACTCCAGCTATGGCAACGTTGTCTGGACAATTGCCATTGCACCAGCGTCCTCCATCACCTTCATTATCTATACTCCATTATGGTAATCAGGGTCATCATCGATCCGAGAAAGAACTATCGCTATCTCAAACCTTACCTCACCTGGATGCCAGACCTCAAATCCCGGGACAATTGAATTTGAGCTTGTATAGACAGTTCCCTCTCAATCCAGGAATTGCAATAGAGAACATTCATTCTCATAACTCCCACAAGTTGCAATCCCCTAATTTACAGGCTTTGTCTTCTGTGAAACCTTCTTCCGAGCAGGGGCACAATATTCCCTTTCTGCAACAGAGTCAGCCAGTACACACAGTGTCAACCTTATTGCCTTCTCATTCTTCTGTGCAGCTTTCTCTACCTAGTGGTCCTCAACCAATCCAATCAGAGGCAAAAGTTGCATCAGGATCCGACGGAAACTCTTCTTATAAAATCTTATCAGTTTCCTCCATCCTTCCTCAGGGCCAAGTAGAAAAACCACCAGTGCTAAATGGTCCTCCACTCACCCCTCTTTCACGCGGTGCCTCTGAACAATCTAAAACTATGGTCAAAGCTATACCTGGTCCAGTCTCAAGTCTTTTGGGTACATTAATGGAAAAGGGTTTAATATCTGCTTCAACAAAAGACTTGTCTGCTTCTGGTCCGCCGCAGATTATCAGTAGGCCTGAGAGCCAGAGACAAGAAATTGTGGTTGCTCCTCTGGTCACTAGTTCCTTCCTTCAAGTTTCTTCAACTGTCGCACCTTCATCTAGCAGTTTTGAGATATCAGGATCTGTGGTCGCTCATCCAGTGACTACTTCCTTTCATGAAGTTTCTCCACCTCTTGCTCCGTCATTTACCAGTGAAGTGCTATCTTTGTCGAACTCCGATGCTAAAAGCTGCACCACCGTACCCGTAAGCAGCTTGGAAGAGACAAAAGATCTAATAGGCTTGGAGTTTACACCGAAGGTGATTAGAGAGCTCCATCCAGTAGTGATCAACAATCTTCTTGAAAATCTTTCTCATCACTGCAGCATTTGTGGAATGAGAATGAAAATTATTGAGCAATTTGACAGACACATGGAGTGGCACACGGTAAAAAATCTCAAATTGAACAATTCAAACAAGAGTTCAAGGGGATGGTATTTGGGTTCTAATGCTTGGATTGATAAAAAGGTTTCTAATCATGAAATTGAGGACATCTTGGATGTTCCTGGTATAGCATTAGGAAATAATACTGAGCAGATGGTTCCCACTGATGAAAAtcagtgtgtgtgtgttttatgtGGCGAGCTGTTCGAAGATATATATTATCCAAAGAAGGACCAATGGATGTTTAAAGGAGCTGTGTACCTTAATCTCCCGAGTAACGGTGATATGGACACTAGTGATGCTGCATCTAACGGCCCTATCATTCATGCAGACTGCATAACAGAAAGTTCTACTCATGATTTGGGACTAACCAGCTTATAG